Sequence from the Polynucleobacter sp. Adler-ghost genome:
GCAAAGTCAATCATTAGGATCGCATTTTTCTTCACAATACCAATGAGCAGCAAGATGCCGATCGAAGCAACAACGGTTAGCTCAAATCCGAAGATGCGCAAGGACAAAATTGCACCAATCGCTGCGGAGGGCAGGCCAGCCAAAATGGTGAGAGGGTGGATATAGCTCTCGTACAGAACGCCAAGCAGGATATAAATAACCCCCAGTGCAGCCAATAGCAAAATGACCTGACCAGATTGATTATCTTTAAATACGGCTGCATCACCACCATAGCTCGTGATGATGGAAGGTGGTAAATCAACTGCCTTAACAAAGCCATCGATTGCCTTTGTTGCATTCCCTAAGAAAACATCTGGAGCGAGGTTAAAAGAAATCGTTACCGCTGGAATTTGACCCTGATGATTTACTGCAGTGGGTCCCACAGTTCTGACAAAGCTCGCCAGACTGGATAGCGGAATCAATCTATCTGTCGCTCTACCCCGAACGAAGACCTTATTCAAGTCTGTTTCAAATTGACGATCATCCTGCGCTGTTTCCAAAATCACATAATAGGTATTGACAGGGGTATAGATGGTGGATACCTGCCTTTCACCAAAGGAAGAGTAGAGGGCAGTACGGATATCGGCAATGGACACTCCCGCACTGGCAGCTTTTTCCCGATCAATTTCAATTTTGACATTCAAACCTTTTAATTGCGAGTCACTAGTGACATCCTTAAAAATTGGATCAGCGCGCATTTTTTGCAACAATTTCTCAGCCCATTCATTGACACCTTCAAAGCCAACGCTTTGCAGGGTAAATTGATAGCGGCTTTTACTGCTTCGACCACCTAGTTGTAAATTTTGTACCGGGCTCATGTAGACCTGAATACCAGGAATTTCTTTGAACTTGGATCTAAGCCCCTCCATCACCTTGCTCATTTTTTGGCGCTCATTCTTGGGCTTGAGAATGATGAAGAATCTTCCGGTATTACGGCCAGAACTTTGGCCACCGCCAAGAATAGAGATTGAGGTTGCCACATTAGGGTCGCTATCAACCACTTTCGCAGCCTGATCTTGTAAAGCCATCATCGCTCTAAAGGAGGTGTCTTCAGAGGCCTCCACGGTCACGCGTAATTGACCAATATCTTCTTCCGGAAAGAATCCTTTTGGACTATAAACAAAGAGGGCAATAGTAATGACAAAGCTGGCTAACGCCCCGTATAACACTCTCTTTCTATTCGCTAAGGCTAAATCTAAATAGTGGACATACTTTTTTAAAGTCCACTCATATGCGCGATCGAACTGCTTTGTGATTTCATATTCTTTGGGGTGCTCACCAGGTTTTGGCAAAAAGCGGCTGCATAACATTGGCACTACTGTTAATGAGACAACAGCCGAAACTAGAATTGATAGCGTTACCACAACGGCAAATTCTCTAAAGAGAAGGCCAATTGGACCAGCCATAAAAAATAGTGGAATAAATACTGCCACCAGAGATATGGAGATTGAGATGATCGTAAAGCCAACCTCTTTACTGCCTTTTAAAGCAGCCTTTAATGGATCCATGCCTTCTTCAACATACCGCATGATGTTTTCTAGCACTACGATTGCATCATCTACCACCAAGCCAACAGCAAGAGTGATACCCAGCAATGAAATGTTATTGAGGCTATAGCCCAAAAAGTAGAAAACAAAGAATGCACCGATCAGGGAAATCGGTAAGCTAATGGATGGAATGATAGTTGCAGAAACATGCTTTAGAAATAGGAAGATTACTAAGACAACGAGTGCGATAGTGAGAAGCAGTGTGAGATTGACATCATGAATCGACTCAATAATTGAAAGCGATCGGTCATTAATCAGTGTTAACTGAATAGATTCCGGCATTTGCGCTTTGAGAGAAGGCAATAGTTTTTTAATGGAGTCAACAACTTCAACCGTATTGGCATTTGGTTGGCGTAGTACGGCAATCGCTATTGAGCGCTCACCTTTTGCCGAGGCAAAGGTCTTTACATCCTCAAAGCTCTCTTGTACGTCAGCAACATCTTTGAGATAAATTGGATATCCATTACGCTGGGCAACGATCAGGTTGCCAAATTCTTGAGCTGACACTAGTTGTGGGTTGGCATAGATGGTGATGAGCTGGCGGGGTCCATCAAGGGTTCCAACCGGGCTATTGGTATTGGCTTTGTTGACTGCAGCTGCCACCTCATCCATGGTGATATTGCGATTACCCAAAGCATCTGGCCTCACGCTTACTCTCACTGCATAACGCTTTGCTCCATATACTATTACTTGTGAAACCCCAGAAATAGTGGATAAGTTTGGGGACATCAGGTTCTCTGCATAAGCGTTCATTTCAGAGAGGCTGATTGATGGGGAGCTCATGCGCACAATTAATACGGGTGTATCGGCAGGATTAATCTTTCGATAAGAAGGAGGTACCGTCATTTCAATTGGCAAACGGCGCTGGGCCCGTAAGAGAGCTGCTTGAACATCTACGGCTGCTTTATCAATGTCACGATCACTTGTAAATTCAAGGGTGACACTCGTTGAGCCAAGTGAGTTAGTGGAGCTGATGACTTTGATGCCATCAATTGTTGAAAATTCTTTTTCGAGTGGCAGCGCAACAGCCGAGGCCATAATTTCAGGTGATGCGCCAGGTAAGCTGGCCGATACAGAAATAACTGGCGTATTGAAACTAGGAAGAGCGGCTACTGGAATCTTAAAATAGGCAACACCCCCAGCAATGACAGTTGCAATAGACAGCAATACTGTCATTACGGGACGTCTAATGCATAACTCAGAAAGCGTCATTTTGGTTCAGCGGCAGTAGATTTATCGGCGGGGGGCTTCTCTGATTTAGCAGCTTTTGCCTCACGCACTTTGCTACCGGTGCGTAAATTCTGCTTACCCTCAACCACAATGCGATCGCCAGAATTAATTCCAGTAATGACTGAGGTGCCCAGGTACTCATAGGGTACTTTCACCGGCTTTGCGGTGACTTTATCGTCTTTATCAACTACATATACTAGACGCCCAGCAGGGCCGATGACAATGGCTTGAGTGGGAACGGCAATCACGTCTTTTAAGGTGTTGGCATTGAGCGAAACGCGTGCAAATTGCCCAGGCAGTATTTCCAATTTATCGTTCGGAATTTGTGCTTTAACTCGAACTGCCGCAATTAACGGGTCAACTTGGTTATCGATCACCAGAACATGACCTTCATAAGTATTTTTTCCAGTATCACCAATAGTCACTTTTACCTTTAAAGGCGCATCATCTTTTTTATTTTCCAGGATGATGGGAATATCCTTTTCTGGAATTACAAACTGAACATTAATTGGGTTAAGTTGCGTGATTGTGACCATCGAACCTACGCTCGAGGTAGCAGTTGAGTTTGTTGAAGTTGTTACGACATTACTTGCTTGCACTAGAGAGCCGGGGAAGACGTTGATGATGCCTGCTCTTCCGTTAATCGGTGAGCGAATTGAGTCAAAAGAGAGTTGAACTTCAGCAGACCGAGCAGCCGCCTGAGCCGACTTTGCATTGGCGAGGGAGGTTTCTAATCCTGCCTTAGAGATAAAGTTTTTCTCTACCAGTTCCTTGGCGCGTAAATATTGTTTTTGCGCGTCATCTGCCAAGGCTTTTAACTTCTCATAGTTAGCGCGGTCGTTGCGATCATCTAGGGTAAAGAGGAGTTCACCTTCTTTGACTTCTTGCCCATCCTTTACGTGGATGGTCTTAACTGTATTAGTAATCATTGGGCGAATATCAACGATGCTATTGGAGATAATCGTGCCAGTGGCTTCAATAATGAGAGGGACATCCTTCTTTTCAGCTACAACGCTGGTAATGGTTTGAGGTCCACCGCCGCCTTTAGTAGGAGCTGGGAAAAAATAGTCATAGGTTTTAGAACCGGCATACAAAATGACCAGCACAATCAAAATACGCCACTTGTATTTCAGAGTAAATGCTTTGACTGTGGGGTAGTCAATTTTTTTGAGCTTACTCAGGTGCGGGGAAGTTTTTTTCCAAAGAGCGCACAGACGGGTCATGACCCAGTTTTTTAGCTTGAGAAGCTTGGCAACTGCCTTATCGAGTGTGGATTCAATTTTTGACACGGTCTCAGCTTTTTCTTGGTTTTATATGGGTTAGGCGGTCAATTCTTGATCGACTCTGAATTCATTCATTTTCTCATAAGACCGTAAGAATCGGGCTGCAGGGCATTGATCCAAATTAAGGGAGAAATTCTTCTACACCCTTGTTTGCCAAGAGGTCTGCCAGCTCATTCCCAGGGTGGCCGTTATGGCCACGAACCCAATGCCAGGTGATCTGATGGTCGGGAATGAGGGTATCTAATTCTTGCCATAAATCAGCATTTTTAACGGGATCTTTGCTGGCGGTCTTCCAACCCCTCTTTTTCCAACCCTCCAGCCACTCAGTGACACCCTTTTGTACGTACTGAGAGTCGGTCCAAAGTTCTACCGAGCTAGTTTGCTTCAGGGCTCGCAGCGCATGAATGACGGCGCTAATTTCCATCCGATTGTTAGTGGTATGTTCGGCACCACCATGAAGGTGCTTCTCATGGCCGCCAGAGCGCAGGACAGCACCCCAACCGCCGGGGCCGGGATTGCCTTTGCAGGCACCATCGGTATAAATGACAATATGAGGAAGGGGTTTGGTGTGAGGCATGCCGTTAATTTACTCGGTCTTGCTCTTTGACCAATTGCTGGCGACTTTCAGCGACAGGGTTCAATTGAGTGATTGCTGGGATGCGCAGACCCTGGACTTGTCCGATGAGGCGGATGCCTTGCTGGCGCTTGATGGCGGAAACTAAGAAAACAGCCCCAAAAATAGGCCACCAGCGGTTACCAGCTGGCTCCATAAAATCCATTCTGGCCATGCCTGACTCGCCACTCAAGGGGAGTTTATAGCAGCCAAAATGACCTCTATCTAGTGAGAAATTCAGAAGCTGCAGCCAGTCTTTAATTCTAAGAAGGCTAATAAATTGACCATCTCTCGGTAAATAGGGGGCGCCGATCAATCTACTAAGATATTGACGCATACCCCAAAGACTAGCCGGATTAAATCCAGAAATAATCAAGCGGCCCTCTGGGCGAAGGACGCGCTCGGCTTCTCGCAAAATTTGATGGGGATCAGCAGCAAATTCCAAGACATGGGGCAATACCAGCAAATCAATGGATTCAGAGGCAAAGGGCAGTTCATTGGCATTGCCCTCAATCTGATGCCAATTAAACTGGCCAGCCTGCTTTTGGCGATCATGAGTGTTAATCAGTAGCGCGTGCAAGGGCATGCGGTTTTCTGCCAAGGTATTGATTTGCGGCAAACCAATTTGTACGGCATAAAAACCAAAGACATCCGCCACGATTTGATTAAAGCATTTTTGCTCCCAGGCAAGCACATAGCGCCCAGGGGGCGATTGCAGCCATTTTTCCCATGAACTCCATGGTGGTGCAGGCATCTGAGAGGGGGCGGGTGGGGTTGGTATCATCGGTCTATGGTGAAGAATACTTTATTGCAAGTTTGGCCGATACCGGCTTTTGATGACAATTACCTCTGGTGTATCCATGATGGCCAGTCTGCTTTGATCGTTGATCCAGGTGATGCTGCCCCCGTACTGCAATATCTTGAGCAACATCAGCTGACCCTGACTGGTATTTTAATTACCCATCACCATGCAGACCATACTGGCGGCATTCTGACTTTACTCAATACCCTTGGCTCGAATATCCCGGTTTATGGCCCTGCCGCGATTGATATTCCGGGTCGTACCCATGCCTTGATGGAAGGCGACAAGTTAGAAGTCGCTGCGCCACGGATTAGTCTTGAGGTTTACGAAGTGCCTGGCCATACTTTGAGTCATATTGCCTACTTTGCAAACATGCAGGCCAATGTAGTTGAGCCTATGCTGTTCTGTGGTGATACCTTATTTGCATCTGGCTGCGGTCGTTTATTTGAAGGCACTCCAACACAGATGAGCCAGTCTCTCGCGAAGTTTATTGCTTTGCCTAAAAACACGCTGGTGTATTGCACCCATGAATACACCTTATCCAATATTCGCTTTGCACTGGCAGTTGAGCCGAATAACGCCAACCTGATTACTTGGGCGGAAACTGCTAAAGCTCTGCGCGATCAACACCTGCCAACATTACCAACAACTATCGGGCAAGAACTGCAAGTGAATCCATTCATGCGCTGTGATCAACAGGCTGTGATTGATGCTGCCCTCGAGGTCTCGGGTGAAAAATCTCTCCCAACACCCGCACATGTCTTGGCGGTAATTCGGGCATGGAAGGATCGGTTCTGATGTTGTGGCGCTATGCGGCGATATTGCTGATTACGCTATTCACAGGTTGTGCCAGTACTGGAGATTGGTCCTCTGATGTACCGACACGTCAGGATCCCCGCGCTTCTAATGCAAAGCGTGTAAACCTAAAAAATCAATCCGTTAGTGATCTGTACGCACCATCAAGCAACCTCTGGATTCGGATTCGGGATGGCTTCGAGATGGAGCCCATGAATACACCGCTGGAGATCGAACAAGTACGTTGGCTTAGTGCACGCCCAGACTATGTGCATCGCTCAATGGCTCGGTCATCACGCTACCTGTTTTATATCGTGCAAGAGGTAAATGCACGCAAAATGCCCACAGAGATTGCCTTGCTCCCGTTTGTCGAGAGCGCATTTGTGACTAACGCCAAATCTAGTGCAAAGGCTATGGGCTTGTGGCAATTTATGCCTGCAACTGGTAAAGATTTTCAATTAACGCAAAACGTCTTTCGGGATGAGCGCAGGGATGTCTTGCAGTCTACTGATGCAGCATTGGATTACTTGCAACGTTTACATAAGCAGTTTGGTAGCTGGGATCTCGCTTTAGCCGCTTATAACTGGGGCGCGGGCAATGTCTCCAAAGCCCAGAAACGCAATCTTGCTGCAGGACTTCCAACCGATTACCTGAGTCTTAAGATGCCCAATGAGACTCGCAACTATGTTCCGAAGTTAATGGCCTACCGGCAGATTGTTTTGGATCCGAAAGCCTACGGGATTGTTCTGCCAGATCTAGAAAACCATCCGTATTTCGTTGCCGTAGATGTCGGGTCAGATATCGACGTTGCCTTAGTCATTAAATTGAGTGAAATTCCAGAGGACGAGTTTCATAGTCTGAACCCCTCGTTTAAGAAGCCGGTCATCTTGAGTAATGCTAATCAGCAAATCTTGCTACCGTTTGGACATGCTGAGGTCTTCCAGGAAAACTTGAAGAAATACACCAAGCCACTATCTTCTTGGACGGCAGTGCAAGTGACCAAGACAGAATCAGTTGAGCAAGCCGCAAAAACGCTTGGTGTTGATGCCGACACCTTAAGAGCAGTCAATGGCATTCCCAAAAGTATGAGAATTAGGGCGGGTTCAACGGTTCTTATACCTAAAACGAGTCAGCGTCCTGGTGATATCTCAGTGGCATTAGCCGAAAATGGCAGCCTCAGTTTGGATAAGTCAGCGCCTAAAAATTGTGCAAAAGGGGCTAAGTGCGCAGTGGCAAAGTCTGGAAAAGGCACTTCTAAGGGTAATTCTGCTGCGAATAATGCTGCAACTCAGCATAAATCCGCATCGACAGGACTTGCAAAATCTGCGAAAAATGTATCTTCGAATGCAAGTAGCTCGACCCCCAAGACTTCGGCTAGCAAAGGGGCCAGCAAGATTCAGTAAGTCCAGATACTTTAATTTACTTATTTAGGTTGACCATGTCCTATAAATCAGAACACGAACGCTCCATTAAAGATCCAGATGGATTCTGGGGAGAGCAGGCAAAACTCATTCATTGGGAAAAACCATTCAATAAAGTTCTGGATTACGCAAATCCTCCGTTTGCTAAATGGTTTGAGGGTGGCTTAACCAATCTTTGCTATAACGCAGTTGATCGTCACCTCAAAGATCGTGCTGAGCAGATCGCTCTAGTCGCTGTTTCAACAGAAACGAATTTAGAAAAAGCATACACATTTCAGGAGTTGTACGAAGAGGTCAATCGCATTGCGGCCATCTATAAAGCCAACGGCGTTCAAAAGGGT
This genomic interval carries:
- a CDS encoding efflux RND transporter permease subunit codes for the protein MTLSELCIRRPVMTVLLSIATVIAGGVAYFKIPVAALPSFNTPVISVSASLPGASPEIMASAVALPLEKEFSTIDGIKVISSTNSLGSTSVTLEFTSDRDIDKAAVDVQAALLRAQRRLPIEMTVPPSYRKINPADTPVLIVRMSSPSISLSEMNAYAENLMSPNLSTISGVSQVIVYGAKRYAVRVSVRPDALGNRNITMDEVAAAVNKANTNSPVGTLDGPRQLITIYANPQLVSAQEFGNLIVAQRNGYPIYLKDVADVQESFEDVKTFASAKGERSIAIAVLRQPNANTVEVVDSIKKLLPSLKAQMPESIQLTLINDRSLSIIESIHDVNLTLLLTIALVVLVIFLFLKHVSATIIPSISLPISLIGAFFVFYFLGYSLNNISLLGITLAVGLVVDDAIVVLENIMRYVEEGMDPLKAALKGSKEVGFTIISISISLVAVFIPLFFMAGPIGLLFREFAVVVTLSILVSAVVSLTVVPMLCSRFLPKPGEHPKEYEITKQFDRAYEWTLKKYVHYLDLALANRKRVLYGALASFVITIALFVYSPKGFFPEEDIGQLRVTVEASEDTSFRAMMALQDQAAKVVDSDPNVATSISILGGGQSSGRNTGRFFIILKPKNERQKMSKVMEGLRSKFKEIPGIQVYMSPVQNLQLGGRSSKSRYQFTLQSVGFEGVNEWAEKLLQKMRADPIFKDVTSDSQLKGLNVKIEIDREKAASAGVSIADIRTALYSSFGERQVSTIYTPVNTYYVILETAQDDRQFETDLNKVFVRGRATDRLIPLSSLASFVRTVGPTAVNHQGQIPAVTISFNLAPDVFLGNATKAIDGFVKAVDLPPSIITSYGGDAAVFKDNQSGQVILLLAALGVIYILLGVLYESYIHPLTILAGLPSAAIGAILSLRIFGFELTVVASIGILLLIGIVKKNAILMIDFALDAQRNQGMSPEMAIREACILRFRPIMMTTIAALMGALPIALGLGAGAELRQPLGISVAGGLIFSQFVTLIITPVIYLYLDKYSGNGPLEIPPSVLEGT
- a CDS encoding efflux RND transporter periplasmic adaptor subunit, whose translation is MSKIESTLDKAVAKLLKLKNWVMTRLCALWKKTSPHLSKLKKIDYPTVKAFTLKYKWRILIVLVILYAGSKTYDYFFPAPTKGGGGPQTITSVVAEKKDVPLIIEATGTIISNSIVDIRPMITNTVKTIHVKDGQEVKEGELLFTLDDRNDRANYEKLKALADDAQKQYLRAKELVEKNFISKAGLETSLANAKSAQAAARSAEVQLSFDSIRSPINGRAGIINVFPGSLVQASNVVTTSTNSTATSSVGSMVTITQLNPINVQFVIPEKDIPIILENKKDDAPLKVKVTIGDTGKNTYEGHVLVIDNQVDPLIAAVRVKAQIPNDKLEILPGQFARVSLNANTLKDVIAVPTQAIVIGPAGRLVYVVDKDDKVTAKPVKVPYEYLGTSVITGINSGDRIVVEGKQNLRTGSKVREAKAAKSEKPPADKSTAAEPK
- the rnhA gene encoding ribonuclease HI encodes the protein MPHTKPLPHIVIYTDGACKGNPGPGGWGAVLRSGGHEKHLHGGAEHTTNNRMEISAVIHALRALKQTSSVELWTDSQYVQKGVTEWLEGWKKRGWKTASKDPVKNADLWQELDTLIPDHQITWHWVRGHNGHPGNELADLLANKGVEEFLP
- a CDS encoding class I SAM-dependent methyltransferase: MPAPPWSSWEKWLQSPPGRYVLAWEQKCFNQIVADVFGFYAVQIGLPQINTLAENRMPLHALLINTHDRQKQAGQFNWHQIEGNANELPFASESIDLLVLPHVLEFAADPHQILREAERVLRPEGRLIISGFNPASLWGMRQYLSRLIGAPYLPRDGQFISLLRIKDWLQLLNFSLDRGHFGCYKLPLSGESGMARMDFMEPAGNRWWPIFGAVFLVSAIKRQQGIRLIGQVQGLRIPAITQLNPVAESRQQLVKEQDRVN
- the gloB gene encoding hydroxyacylglutathione hydrolase — translated: MVKNTLLQVWPIPAFDDNYLWCIHDGQSALIVDPGDAAPVLQYLEQHQLTLTGILITHHHADHTGGILTLLNTLGSNIPVYGPAAIDIPGRTHALMEGDKLEVAAPRISLEVYEVPGHTLSHIAYFANMQANVVEPMLFCGDTLFASGCGRLFEGTPTQMSQSLAKFIALPKNTLVYCTHEYTLSNIRFALAVEPNNANLITWAETAKALRDQHLPTLPTTIGQELQVNPFMRCDQQAVIDAALEVSGEKSLPTPAHVLAVIRAWKDRF
- a CDS encoding transglycosylase SLT domain-containing protein, translating into MEGSVLMLWRYAAILLITLFTGCASTGDWSSDVPTRQDPRASNAKRVNLKNQSVSDLYAPSSNLWIRIRDGFEMEPMNTPLEIEQVRWLSARPDYVHRSMARSSRYLFYIVQEVNARKMPTEIALLPFVESAFVTNAKSSAKAMGLWQFMPATGKDFQLTQNVFRDERRDVLQSTDAALDYLQRLHKQFGSWDLALAAYNWGAGNVSKAQKRNLAAGLPTDYLSLKMPNETRNYVPKLMAYRQIVLDPKAYGIVLPDLENHPYFVAVDVGSDIDVALVIKLSEIPEDEFHSLNPSFKKPVILSNANQQILLPFGHAEVFQENLKKYTKPLSSWTAVQVTKTESVEQAAKTLGVDADTLRAVNGIPKSMRIRAGSTVLIPKTSQRPGDISVALAENGSLSLDKSAPKNCAKGAKCAVAKSGKGTSKGNSAANNAATQHKSASTGLAKSAKNVSSNASSSTPKTSASKGASKIQ